In the Phreatobacter oligotrophus genome, GTTGGCGCGCCGTGTCGCGGACAGCGCGCCTGAAAAGTTCCTGCAACGAAAGCCCCTTGCTCCGCGCCGCGGCGATAGCGCGCGCGCGGCCATGATGGGCGAGCCAGCAGGCGGTCGCGCCGGCCATGAGGGCGACCGCGTAACTTGTCCCCTCGCCCTGCGACGAACCGCCCGATCCTCCAGGCTCCGCCTTGGCCCGAAACACATTCTCGGCCGGCGCGCAGATGTCGACCTCCGGGCCGCGGCATGATCCGCGCCAGGGCTCGGACTTCGCATTGACGCCGCCGATAGCGATGCAGTTCGGGTCGGCGGCCGGGTAGACGACAACCTTCACGCAATTGCCCGCGGCCGCAAGCACGATCACGTCCGCAGCCACGGCACGCGCCAATGCGCGCTCGAGCGAGAACGACGACAAGCCACCAAGCGACATCGTGATCACATGGGCGCCTCTGGCGACCGCATGATCAATCGCCTCGGCAATGCGCGACGCGAAGACCACGATGACGGACGAGATGCAGCGCACGGGCAACAGGCTGGCGGCGGGGGCCGAACCGGTGACCTTGCCTTTGGCTTGGGAGACGATGACGCTTGCCGTGGATGTCCCATGCCCCGGGTTCCCCGATGAAGGATCCAGCGGATCCTGGGGCATCGCGTCGCCGTCGATCAGGTCAAGGCCAGAAAGCAGCGTTGCACCCGCAAGCTCAGGATGGTCGGTGAGGCCGGTGTCGAGATGCGCGATGATGACGCCCTTGCCCGCCGCCGGTCTTCCGCCATCCTTCGAGAAAGCCCAGGCCTGCGGTGCCCGGATCATCGCCGGGGCCCATGCCGTATCGCCATCAAGAGCGGGATCCTCCCCAACCCAGCAACCCGGAACGGCGAAAGCGCCCTCGGGAATGGCAGCCCCTGGCTTCGTCTCCTCATCGATGTTGGGCGCGTAGGCGAATTCAGGTTCGATCATCGCGACGCCTGTCGCCCGCGAGAGCGCTTCCGCAAAATCGAAAACGGCCGCGAGATCGTGGCTGAAGCCGAAACCCGGGAGCGTGATGACGGCGACGTCCGTTGACAGCGGACTGAGCAGCCGCGCGACCGGCTGAAACTCCGCTAGCCGTTCAGCAACGCGGGCGGCGGCGGCGAGAGCATCGGCCCCTTTGTCCGCCCCGATGATCAAACGCGCCGACTGGTCTTTACCGTGGGCGGGCAGCCGGATCAGAGACGCGGCGGAAAGGCTGCGCAGTCCGGATTCATCGTCCGCCATTCGACCATCCTCCACGATCTGGGAACGACACAGCGACTACCGATCTTGTCATCAAACTTGAAATCTGAATTGATACGACAGCATCTCAAGACTTGATGCTTCCGGTCAATCTTTTTCAAACTCCGCTTTGCAGCAAACGAGGAAATAATTCTTTAGGAAGGAAGTAAAATGCGCAATCGCGATATCGGGGATTTTGTTGCCAGGATCATCGCCCGCAACGCGATGGACAATCCGTCGGCGGCGCAGCGCTATGCCGAGCTGCTCCAGGCGTCAGACAGAAAAGGACGGGCGACGCGGGAGGCGCCGTCCGCCGTCACGCCCGACAGGTTGATCGCACTCGCCCGCTCCGCCGACCGGGCGGTCCTTGAAACCATTGTGTCCCAGGAGCGACCCGTCTACTTCGCCACAAAGGCCGCAGCGCCCGATGGCCCAATGGGTTTCGACGTGGCGAAGGTCGCGCTAATGGGGCCGGAAGCCGAGAAGCTGGACGCAGAGTTGAAGGCGGCCGCCGACAGGATCAATCCGGTCATCGCGCGCATCGGGCGCATTGATGTCGAGGGCATGGCGAGCATGCCCTTCGCGGGAACGGGCTGGCTGATCGACGATGGCATCATCGTTACCAACGCCCATGTGGCCTCGGTCATCGGAAAGCAAAGCGGACGGCGCTACGCGTTCAGGATCGGTGCTTCGGGGCGGCCTCTCTCCATCGAATGGAACACCGGGCATTTCGAGGCGGATCCCGAAGGAGGCTTTTCAGCTGCGATTTCCGAGATCCTCTACATCGCGCCCGAGGGCGGCCCGCATGACATCGCCTTTCTAAAGCTCGCGGCGTCCGACATTGGCGGAACGCTCGCGCCACTGCCGATCGCGACGACCCCGGCCGCCTCCGGAGACCTCGTGTGCGCCATCGGCTACCCCGCCCGAGCCCCGAAGCGGATCATTCCCGACCAGGAACTGATGAAGGCCCTGTTCCTTGGCGTCTATGACGTGAAGCGGTTGGCGCCCGGTCTCGTCGAAACGAACGGGCCAGACCTGCTCACGCATGACTGCACGACGCTCGGCGGCAATTCTGGGTCCGCTGTCGTTTCGTTGAAGCAGGGCCGCGTGGAGGCCCTGCACTTCGCCGGCGTCTACAAGTCCGAAAATCACGCAGTCCCCGCCGCTGTCCTCGCGGACTACAAGGCGCGTCGGCGCTGGACGCAGCCGCCCTTGATCGAGACATCACCACGCCCCGTGGCGGCCGCCCCCGGTGGAAGCGGGCCCGCGGTCGTCACCATCACCATTTCGGTGAACGGCGGACAGATCGGCCAGCAACCGATTGTGGCGGTGCAGGGAGGCGCGGTTCCGGGAGCGTCGCCAGCGGGTGATGTCGAGAGCGCTGTCTGCGGTTTTCTCGACCAGCGGCAGAACGGCGTCATCGCCGCCCGTGTCGGCTATGACGAGCGCGACGGACGTATCGGTGGCGACCCGTTCATAGCCGTCTCCGTACAGCCCAACCGGTTGTATGACCTGCAGACGTCCGGCCCGCAATCCTTCAACGGTTTTCCGGTACGATATGAGGCGGCGACGTTGTCGGAGCAGGTTGAGGCGGAACCCGCGCTCGAGGCTGCGAACATCATAGCCTATGACGATGAAGCCCGCACCGGCCCCGAATTCTCCTTCGCGCCGGTGAAAGAGCACATGTCGATCCGCGCCCATCTCAGTCCGGAGTACGGGCTCGACGAGCTCGAGGGCTTCCTGACGAAGGGCGACATTAAGCGGTACGACTCGGGCATATACGAGTTCAAGGGCACCGTGATCGCGGAGTTCGTCAAGGCGAGGCTTGAGGCCGGAGCAGTGATGCATCTTTGCATCGACAACGCCAGCCTGCCGAAGACCGACGCCCACGGTACCGCTAAGGAAGGGCCGCACGATGAGCTCGAGTTCGATACGGTCGAGACATTCGCGGAAT is a window encoding:
- a CDS encoding phospholipase D-like domain-containing protein, coding for MRNRDIGDFVARIIARNAMDNPSAAQRYAELLQASDRKGRATREAPSAVTPDRLIALARSADRAVLETIVSQERPVYFATKAAAPDGPMGFDVAKVALMGPEAEKLDAELKAAADRINPVIARIGRIDVEGMASMPFAGTGWLIDDGIIVTNAHVASVIGKQSGRRYAFRIGASGRPLSIEWNTGHFEADPEGGFSAAISEILYIAPEGGPHDIAFLKLAASDIGGTLAPLPIATTPAASGDLVCAIGYPARAPKRIIPDQELMKALFLGVYDVKRLAPGLVETNGPDLLTHDCTTLGGNSGSAVVSLKQGRVEALHFAGVYKSENHAVPAAVLADYKARRRWTQPPLIETSPRPVAAAPGGSGPAVVTITISVNGGQIGQQPIVAVQGGAVPGASPAGDVESAVCGFLDQRQNGVIAARVGYDERDGRIGGDPFIAVSVQPNRLYDLQTSGPQSFNGFPVRYEAATLSEQVEAEPALEAANIIAYDDEARTGPEFSFAPVKEHMSIRAHLSPEYGLDELEGFLTKGDIKRYDSGIYEFKGTVIAEFVKARLEAGAVMHLCIDNASLPKTDAHGTAKEGPHDELEFDTVETFAEWVKDYDGRFTFVKVPEGRSGLIKNSYHIKVTVRDDDVFWLSSGNWKNTSSQPLVSDRERERALEDDLPGNRDWHIIVRSKTLSGRFRSHLRQDFARSRALIADRESVLPAFDVIAPAVVERPVEERRPPSRILQPLVLDDVFKITPLLTPDQEGRVFTDAVLKLIGSAKHQLWFQIPYIGMRADPRVHRGNIDELIDALVGKLKTLDDARLILRTGNSALSDNRHVAWYLKSKGVDIDDCLRQLDDTHTKGMVVDGERVLIGSHNWSGDGVSFNRDASLVIEDARVAAYYGDAFLIDWQRANPVKAKRFVKEMPVLVPASAAAEETPGSSRMSLGRYLAMLDD